A part of Winslowiella toletana genomic DNA contains:
- a CDS encoding helix-turn-helix transcriptional regulator encodes MIIDKNIFSCRETEILYWCSTGKTYSEIAHMLNISVSTVKFHMGNTVRKLGVNNAKHAIRLGIELNIFSAYPER; translated from the coding sequence ATCATAATTGATAAAAATATTTTCTCTTGCCGTGAGACTGAAATACTTTACTGGTGCAGCACAGGTAAAACCTACTCGGAAATTGCCCATATGCTTAACATCTCCGTTAGTACAGTGAAATTCCATATGGGGAATACTGTGAGAAAACTGGGGGTTAATAATGCAAAACATGCCATCAGACTGGGCATCGAACTGAATATTTTTTCTGCTTATCCTGAGAGATAA